A window from Festucalex cinctus isolate MCC-2025b chromosome 12, RoL_Fcin_1.0, whole genome shotgun sequence encodes these proteins:
- the eif5 gene encoding eukaryotic translation initiation factor 5 isoform X2, producing MSVNVNRSVSDQFYRYKMPRLIAKVEGKGNGIKTVIVNMVDVAKALNRPPTYPTKFFGCELGAQTQFDTKNDRYIVNGSHEANKLQDMLDGFIRKFVLCAECDNPETDLNVNPKKQTIGTSCKACGYRGMLDTRHKLCTFILKNPPEASDSGSATAKKEKEKKNRKKDKENGSGSGEAGNQENIDAPDAVDGDEDDDDWGEETTKEAQRRRMEEISDHAKNLTLSEDLEKPLEERVNLFYNFVKQRKENGTVDAADKEILAEAERLDVKAMGPLILSELLFDDNIREQLKKYKRHFLRFCHNNKKAQKYLLGGFECVVKLHQVQLLPRVPIILKDMYDADLLEEDVIFAWAEKVSKKYVSKELAKEIHAKAAPFIKWLKEAEEESEGSDDGDEEDGENVEVVYSSSARELETVKVEKPEKDEEDIDIDAI from the exons ATGTCTGTCAATGTCAACCGCAGCGTGTCGGACCAGTTCTACCGCTACAAGATGCCCCGTCTGATCGCCAAG GTGGAGGGAAAAGGGAATGGAATCAAGACGGTCATTGTCAACATGGTCGATGTTGCAAAGGCGCTGAACAGGCCTCCAACAT ACCCGACCAAGTTTTTTGGCTGCGAACTGGGCGCTCAGACGCAGTTTGATACCAAAAACGACCGCTACATCGTCAACGGCTCGCATGAGGCCAACAAGCTGCAGGACATGCTGGACGGGTTCATCAGAAAGTTTGTGCTCTGCGCCGAGTGCGACAACCCGGAAACCGATCTG AACGTGAACCCCAAGAAGCAAACCATCGGCACGTCGTGCAAGGCGTGCGGGTACCGCGGCATGCTCGACACCAGGCACAAACTCTGCACCTTCATCCTCAAAAACCCACCAG AGGCCAGCGACAGCGGCTCCGCCACCGCCAAGAaggagaaagagaagaagaaccGCAAGAAGGACAAGGAGAACGGCTCCGGGAGCGGAGAGGCCGGAAACCAGGAGAACATCGACGCTCCCGACGCGGTG GATGGCgacgaagacgacgacgacTGGGGGGAGGAGACCACCAAGGAGGCTCAGAGGAGGCGCATGGAGGAGATCAGCGACCACGCCAAGAACCTGACGCTCAGCGAGGATCTGGAGAAACCTCTGGAGGAGAGAGTCAACCTCTTCTACAACTTTGTCAAA CAAAGGAAGGAGAATGGCACGGTGGACGCGGCGGACAAGGAGATCCTGGCGGAGGCGGAGCGTCTGGACGTGAAGGCCATGGGCCCGCTCATCCTCAGCGAGCTGCTCTTTGACGACAACATCCGCGAGCAGCTCAAGAAATACAAGCGACACTTCCTGCGG ttCTGCCACAACAACAAGAAGGCTCAGAAGTACCTGCTGGGCGGCTTTGAGTGTGTGGTCAAGCTGCACCAAGTCCAGCTGCTGCCGAGAGTTCCCATCATCCTCAAGGACATGTACGACGCCGACCTCCTGGAGGAGGACGTCATCTTCGCTTGGGCCGAAAAG GTTTCCAAAAAGTACGTCTCCAAGGAGCTGGCCAAGGAGATCCACGCCAAAGCGGCGCCATTCATCAAGTGGCTGAAGGAGGCCGAGGAGGAGAGCGAGGGCAGTGACGACGGCGATGAGGAAGACGGCGAGAATGTCGAG GTGGTTTATTCTTCCTCGGCCCGCGAGCTGGAGACGGTGAAAGTGGAGAAGCCGGAGAAGGACGAGGAAGACATCGATATCGATGCTATTTGA
- the eif5 gene encoding eukaryotic translation initiation factor 5 isoform X1, producing MSVNVNRSVSDQFYRYKMPRLIAKVEGKGNGIKTVIVNMVDVAKALNRPPTYPTKFFGCELGAQTQFDTKNDRYIVNGSHEANKLQDMLDGFIRKFVLCAECDNPETDLNVNPKKQTIGTSCKACGYRGMLDTRHKLCTFILKNPPAEASDSGSATAKKEKEKKNRKKDKENGSGSGEAGNQENIDAPDAVDGDEDDDDWGEETTKEAQRRRMEEISDHAKNLTLSEDLEKPLEERVNLFYNFVKQRKENGTVDAADKEILAEAERLDVKAMGPLILSELLFDDNIREQLKKYKRHFLRFCHNNKKAQKYLLGGFECVVKLHQVQLLPRVPIILKDMYDADLLEEDVIFAWAEKVSKKYVSKELAKEIHAKAAPFIKWLKEAEEESEGSDDGDEEDGENVEVVYSSSARELETVKVEKPEKDEEDIDIDAI from the exons ATGTCTGTCAATGTCAACCGCAGCGTGTCGGACCAGTTCTACCGCTACAAGATGCCCCGTCTGATCGCCAAG GTGGAGGGAAAAGGGAATGGAATCAAGACGGTCATTGTCAACATGGTCGATGTTGCAAAGGCGCTGAACAGGCCTCCAACAT ACCCGACCAAGTTTTTTGGCTGCGAACTGGGCGCTCAGACGCAGTTTGATACCAAAAACGACCGCTACATCGTCAACGGCTCGCATGAGGCCAACAAGCTGCAGGACATGCTGGACGGGTTCATCAGAAAGTTTGTGCTCTGCGCCGAGTGCGACAACCCGGAAACCGATCTG AACGTGAACCCCAAGAAGCAAACCATCGGCACGTCGTGCAAGGCGTGCGGGTACCGCGGCATGCTCGACACCAGGCACAAACTCTGCACCTTCATCCTCAAAAACCCACCAG CAGAGGCCAGCGACAGCGGCTCCGCCACCGCCAAGAaggagaaagagaagaagaaccGCAAGAAGGACAAGGAGAACGGCTCCGGGAGCGGAGAGGCCGGAAACCAGGAGAACATCGACGCTCCCGACGCGGTG GATGGCgacgaagacgacgacgacTGGGGGGAGGAGACCACCAAGGAGGCTCAGAGGAGGCGCATGGAGGAGATCAGCGACCACGCCAAGAACCTGACGCTCAGCGAGGATCTGGAGAAACCTCTGGAGGAGAGAGTCAACCTCTTCTACAACTTTGTCAAA CAAAGGAAGGAGAATGGCACGGTGGACGCGGCGGACAAGGAGATCCTGGCGGAGGCGGAGCGTCTGGACGTGAAGGCCATGGGCCCGCTCATCCTCAGCGAGCTGCTCTTTGACGACAACATCCGCGAGCAGCTCAAGAAATACAAGCGACACTTCCTGCGG ttCTGCCACAACAACAAGAAGGCTCAGAAGTACCTGCTGGGCGGCTTTGAGTGTGTGGTCAAGCTGCACCAAGTCCAGCTGCTGCCGAGAGTTCCCATCATCCTCAAGGACATGTACGACGCCGACCTCCTGGAGGAGGACGTCATCTTCGCTTGGGCCGAAAAG GTTTCCAAAAAGTACGTCTCCAAGGAGCTGGCCAAGGAGATCCACGCCAAAGCGGCGCCATTCATCAAGTGGCTGAAGGAGGCCGAGGAGGAGAGCGAGGGCAGTGACGACGGCGATGAGGAAGACGGCGAGAATGTCGAG GTGGTTTATTCTTCCTCGGCCCGCGAGCTGGAGACGGTGAAAGTGGAGAAGCCGGAGAAGGACGAGGAAGACATCGATATCGATGCTATTTGA